The Bacteroidota bacterium region GGGCATTGCGCGATATTACAGAAAAAGCCGGAGGTACTTATACTGCGGCAGCTGTGGGCGAAGTGAACGTTGTTAAAAAAATGAAAGAAACAAAAGCTGTAATAGGGGGCGAAGGTAATGGTGGAATTATTTTGCCCGAACTACATTACGGACGAGATGCGTTGGTTGGAATAGCGCTGTTTTTAACACATTTGGCAAAGTATGGTAAAACCTGTTCCATGCTGCGGTCTACCTATCCAAATTACCATATTTCTAAAAACAAAATAGAGCTTACTCCGGAAATAAATGTAGATAGTATTTTAGCGGGCATACAAGAGAAATACAAAAAACAACCTGTTAGTACTATTGATGGATTAAAAATTGAATTTAATAAAGAGTGGGTACACCTGCGCAGGTCAAATACAGAGCCAATTATACGTATATACTCCGAAAGTGAATCGGAAACTACGGCAGAGAATTTAGCAAAAAAAATAATACTAGATATAAGAGAAATTATTAAGCAACAACAGATAAAGAATTAGTAAGTAGTGTGGTGGGCATCAATTAATTAATAGTTGGACAATGCAATGCCTGATATTCGTGAGAAGTTATAAATACTAGTCACTTAATTCAATTTAATAATACTATACGATAGATGAAAGTATATTTAGATAATGCCGCCACAACACCACTAGATCCTCATGTTTTGGATGCAATGATTCCATTTATGAAGGATTATTTTGGGAATCCCTCATCAATTCATTCCTTTGGCAGACAAACGCGCACTGCTATTGAAAATGCCAGGAAAACAGTTGCCAAGCTACTGCATGTTACACCGGCAGAAATATTTTTTACATCAGGTGGTACAGAGGCTAATAATACTGCCATAAAGTGTACCATTGCCGATTTGCAGATTAAACATGCCATTACTAGTAAATTAGAGCATCATGCTGTATTGCACACTCTGGAAGCTTTGGAACACTCTGGAAAAATAAAATTAAGTCTTGTTAATTTAACACCTGCCGGACACATTGATTTAACTCATTTAGACGAATTGCTTGGAACAAACGAGCGCTCGTTTGTTTCCTTAATGCATGCAAATAACGAAATAGGTAACCTTCTCCCAATTGAGCAAGTTGGCGAAATTTGTAAAAAACACAACGCTATTTTCCATTGCGATACGGTACAAACAATGGGGCATTATGCAATGGATTTAAGTAAGATAAATGTGCATTTTGTTACGTGCGCAGCTCATAAATTTCACGGACCAAAGGGAGTTGGTTTTTTGTATATAAATCATGCAATTAAAATAAATCCTTACATACACGGTGGAGCACAAGAGCGCAATATGCGTGGTGGTACAGAAAATTTGTACGGTATCATTGGATTAGCCAAAGCGCTAGAAATATGTTTTAGTGAGATGCAAGAACATCAGCAACACATTTTAGGATTAAAAAAATATATGATTGAGGAGTTAGAAAAAAATATTCCGGGTGTTGAATTTAATGGAGATGCAAAAGGCGAATGTTTGTACACAGTTTTAAATGTATTGTTGCCCAAATCTGATGTTGCCGAAATGATGCTATTTAACTTAGATATTGCAGGTATTGCAGCATCAGGTGGTAGTGCCTGTTCATCTGGTAGCAATCAAGGCTCTCACGTGTTAAGAGGTGTTAAATCTGATATGGAAAGACCTTCTGTGCGTTTCTCGTTTAGCAAGTATAATACTAAACAAGAGATTGATTATTGTATGGAAAAATTAAAGGAAATGTATCTAGTAAAAAGCAAGGTGGAAGGATAAAAATTATTTCCCTCTTCCCTGTAGAACAATAAGAATGGTGTAAATCAAAATTTTTATATCTACATACAACGACATGTCTTCGATGTAAATTAAATCATATTTTAAGCGCATTACCATTTCATCTACATTTTCGGCATATCCATATTTTACTTGCCCCCACGATGTAATGCCAGGGCGTACTTTGTGTAAGTGCTTATAATGAGGGGCTTTTTTAGTTATTAAGTCAATGTAATATTGTCTTTCTGGTCGTGGGCCCACTATAGACATGTCTCCCTTTAAAACGTTTAAAAATTGCGGAAGCTCATCAATACGGCTTTTTCGCATAAATTTTCCGAAAGGTGTAATGCGAGAATCGTTTTTACTTGATAGTGCCGGTCCCATTTTTTCGGCATCTACATACATCGATCTAAATTTTAGTATCATAAACGGTTTGCCATGTATACCAATCCGTTCGTGACTATAAAAGATAGGTCCTTTAGAAGATGTTTTAACGAGAATGGCAATAATTAAGTAAAACGGGAATCCAATAATTAAAACTAGTAAAGAGAATGTAACATCAAACAATCTTTTTGCAGACTGTTGCCATACAGGCATTATTTCCCTTGATATTTCAATAAGTGGTGCGCCAAAAATGGAGTTCATTTTCACCGTTCCAGAAAGGATATCGTACATATCAGGAATTATTTTGATAATAACGCCTGCATCATCTACTTCGTTTATTATTTTACCAATATTATCATGCTCTGATGATTCAAGCGCGATAATTACTTCTTCTACCGCATATTCATTTATAATTCTGTGTACATCGTTCAGTTCTCCTAAATGCGGTAGTTTCTCTTTTAAATGGCTAGAAAACCCATTTTTATTGTCAATGTGAATAAATCCAATAAATTTATTTCCTGCAGATTTAGGTTGAGACTCCAATTCATTAAATAATTTCCATGCATTTTCGTTGCTACCAATCAATAAGGTGTTGAATCCGATAACTCTATTCTGAAGCTTATGGTTTGTTCGAGTGGTAAGTATTAATCTTAAAAGAATTGTAAATAGTAGGTGTAAGCTTAGCAATGTTACAAAAGACCTGTAATATGTTTTATAGGAAACAACTTCATCATCTAATAATAACATGAAAAAAATAATTACAACTCCAATAAGAGATGTAACTATTGTTTGTCCCATCTCTTTTAATCTAGACTTCCTGTATATAGTGCGATAGGAGCCAACTAGGTAGTACAACAAAATCCAAGAAAAAGAAATAATAAATAAGCTTATCCAGAATTTTTTGTCAAAATTTAGTGGTATTTCAAGCCCAAATTTTTCGGGCTCGATATATGTTTTTCTGTATATATGAAACAGTGTCCAAGCAAATGCCGCAGCAATAAAATCGCTTACTAAATATTTTATTATTTGTATGGTTTTATTCATGCGTGTAATCACTACGAGTGAACTAATTTTATGTTATCCAACAATAGCTTAGCTCCATCACTAGTGCTTTTATTAATCTTAAAGTATATCTTAAATGGGCCGGTATAATTACTACTGCTAATAATTGGAGTAAGATGTAAATACATTTTGTTCCAACTTTCCGTTGGGTTTAGTACAATGGCAGATGCTTGTATGCTAGCGTTATTAACATACACCCCAACTTCAAAACTTTGAGTAGCGTGGTAGTTAAATTCTAAATATACGGGGCGTCCTGAGGCAGGCAGGCTGTAGCTTTGGTTGGATATGGCTTCAAAATAATTATCGTTTGCGCCAAGTTCTACTAGTCCGCTTTTTAAGCCTTCAAAAACCTCTGAGGTGCCTGCTTTTATAATAGTATCGCTACTTGCAGCTTTTGTAAAACTTAAAGATGCACCTTCAAAATCTTCCAGCCATTTGAATGTGGTTGTTGGGAAATAAGTAACCGTAGGATTAAGAACAATAACGCTATCTGTAAATAAATAGGTGTTAGTGGTATAATAGTCGCACACAGGGTAAACAACTCGTGTATTATTTACCCCGTTATTTTTTATACCGGCACGTATTTTTATCTCGTGAATACCTTCAGTAGCAATTACCGGAAATACAACAGGGAGTTCAAAAATGCCTATAATTTTATCGTCAACATATACCCATGCATCAGTAAACTTATTAGTACTGCTGCCTTGGCTTGGGTAATTGGTAAGTAAATTAATAGTATTTATTCGTATATAACAGGGTATAGGCTCATCTTTATTGAGCTTAGAGCAAGATATACCCACAACACATACAAATAATAAAAAAAAGTAATTTTTCATCAACCTCTAGCTAACGGCAAAATTAATTAGATATTGTATCGTTGGTTACAAAATCAGATGTTAAATTCAATTTTTCTATTATTTTGAATGCAATATCGAGTGCTTTATATCCATCCTCAATGGTTACAGCTGTTTGCGTGTCGTTATTTATTGCATAAGCAAGTGCTGTTAGCTCTTCTTTTATGGCATTTATTTCTTTGCACTCTGGTTTTTCAAAATATATTTGTTTTACACCTCTGTTGTTAGGCAAATCTATTGTTATTGCAAGTGGGTCTGCCTCTCCTTCCAATTTCTTTAATCGAATAATATCGGTTGTTTTTTCTAAAAAATCGATAGATAAATAAGCATCTTTTTGAAAAAGACGAGTTTTTCTCATGTTTTTCATCGATAATCTGCTTGCTGTAAGATTGGCAACACAACCATTGTCAAATTCCAAGCGAACATTAGCAATATCGGGCGTTTCGCTAACAACAGCTACACCACTAGCACTTATTCGTTTAATATTTGCTTTCACTAAGCTTAAAATAATATCAATATCGTGTATCATTAAATCTAACACCACAGACACATCGGTTCCCCTGGGATTAAATTGAGCTAGTCTGTGCGACTCAATAAATAATGGATTATCAACGTAAGGAACTGCAGCTACAAAAGCCGGATTGAATCGTTCTACGTGCCCAATTTGTACTTTTACATTAGCTTCTTTTGCTAATTTTAAGAGCGATTTACCTTCAATCAAGGTATGTGTTAGTGGTTTTTCTATAAATAAATGTTTGCTTTTTTTTAGCGCTTTAACAGCATATTGATGATGAAAAATTGTAGGGGTAACAATATCTAACACATCGCACGCATCAATTAAATCATCAACAATTGGAAAATGAGTAACTCCATATTCCGAAACCACTTTGCTTACGGCATTTTCGTCCACATCATAAAAGCCTACTAATTCATAATTGGCTATTTCTTTAATAAGTTTGATATGTATTTTACCTAAATGACCGGCACCAATAACGCCTATTTTTAGCTTACTCATAATTGCTTTAAGTTTTGTGCTCTAAAAATAAACAGCTATTCGAATGAGTTTATGGCACTAGTCTAAAATATATTCACAATCCAATGATGAAAAGTTTGTTGGTAGACAATTCACAATCCAATGAAATAAAATTTACTTTGCACACATGCTAAACGATACATATAAACATAAAGGATTACGAAAGAAACTTGTTGAAGAGTTAAGGCGGAAAGGTATAGTAGATGAAAATGTACTGAAGGCAGTAGATACAATACCTCGCCATTTGTTTATGGACACCATATTTTTAGAATATGCTGCATACGAAGACAAAGCTTTTCCGATAGGGGCAGGACAAACAATTTCGCAGCCCTACACAGTTGCCTTTCAAACCGAACTATTGCAGTTAAAGAAAGGAGAAAAAGTATTAGAAATAGGAACTGGTTCTGGTTATCAAACGGCTGTTTTGTGCGAGATGGGAGTTAAAGTTTTTACTATAGAACGACAAAAAGAATTGTACGATAAAACAAAAGTATTTTTACCAACGTTAAATTATACTCCCAAGTTCTTTTATGGCGATGGATACAAAGGTCTTCCGGCTTTTGCTCCGTTTGATAAAATTATAGTTACCGCTGGTGCGCCTTTTATTCCGGAAGATTTGATTAAGCAGTTAAAAGTAGGAGGCCGGATGGTTATTCCAGTTGGTGCAGGAGATGTGCAAACAATGACATTGTTACAAAAAAAATCAGATACGGAAATTACTAAGCAAGAATTGGGCGAATTCCGCTTTGTGCCTTTATTAGAGCAAAAACAATAGTGCACAATTAACATGTTGGTGTTAATAATCCCTTTGTGGGCGTTGTAAAAATAGTTCGGTAAGCTTATAACTTGCACTTATAACCAAAAACAACAATTTATGAAAAAATCAATCCTCTCAGTTGCCATAGCACTAGGGATTTCTAGTGTTTATGCACAAGATCTTACATCAAAAAAAGGAGAACCTTTTTTGCCTGAAGCTAATGATTGGGCAATTAGTGTTGACGCTTCTCCATTTTTAAATTATGCAGGAAGAATGTTATCTACTACTGGATCTACATCTCCTACAGTTGGATACACCAACACCAATTTTATGATTATGGGCAAAATGTTTAAAGACGAAAAAACTGCCTATAGAGTAAAATTGCGTTTGGGTATGAATTCATCTTCACAAAAAACTAATATTGCAGATGCTTCTAATACATCAGCAGTAACTTTTCCAAATTTAGCTCCTGTTGTAGAAGATAAAGCTAAATCAAGAACTACCTTCTTTGGTGTAGGTGTTGGTCTTGAAAAAAGAAGAGGCAAAACTAGATTGCAAGGGTTTTATGGTGGAGAAGGTATGATAGGACTAACTTCAGGAAGTGCTAAGTTTGAATACGGAAACGATTATTCAACTACTGCAACTAATACACAAGCAATATCTACTAACTATACTGTAAGTGTTGGTAATAGTAGTGTTGGTAACCTGAATGCTCCTTATGGAGGAAGAATACTTACCTACAAACAAAAAATGGGATTTGGTTTAGGTGTTAGAGGATTTATTGGTGCAGAGTATTTTATTTTCCCTAAAATGTCTATTGGTGGTGAGTTTGGATGGGGTATTGGATTCTCAACTGGTGGTAAAACTAAAACTACTTCTGAAGCATGGGATGGAACTTCTCAAGCTAAAGGAGAAACTGAAGTTGAAAATCCAGGAAGTTCATCTTTCATAATTGATACAGATATCAATAATAGTGTTTTGGGTGGTGGTAGTGCTCAACTAACATTGAACTTACACTTCTAGTATTTTAGATAAGTCTAAAATAAAAATCCCTCTGCTTTTTAGCAGGGGGATTTTTATTTTAATTTTCTTTGTAATTCTCTTTCAGTGTCCCTTTTCTTTATATCGTCACGTTTATCAAAGAGCTTTTTTCCTTTGCACAGCGCTATTTCTAGCTTGGCAAATCCTTTATCGTTTATAAAAAGTTTTAGCGGAATAATAGTTAATCCTTGATCTTTGAGCTTGTTGGTAAGCTTTTTTAGCTCTTGTTTATTGAGTAGTAATTTTCTATTTCGTTTAGGTTCGTGATTTGCATACGAGCCCTTGTCGTATTCGGCAATGTGCATGTTAATTACCCATAATTCATCTTTTATAAATGAACAAAATGCATCATTTATCGCAGCCTGACTGTTGCGAATAGATTTTATTTCCGTGCCTTGCAGTTTTATTCCTGCAATAAACTTATCTAGAAAAGTATATTCAAAAGAAGCCTTTCGGTTTCGTATATCTATTAAATTTTCAGCCATTTTACCGAACGAAGTTCGAAATTAAAAATGTTAAATTAAAAGTTGAAAATGCAATATAATTCATAATTCTATATTCAATGTCTTTTATTTTAAGGATGTTTTTAACCAAAAGTTCAACAAGCAGGTTGTCGAAATATCTGTGTAGGCTTAACGAACGACACTCATTCTACATTCTTAATTTTAAATTCTCAATTCTCAATTACATTATTATTCCATCTCTCATCACTAATTTTCTATCTGCCATGTTTGCCAATTCTTCGTTGTGTGTAACAATTACAAACGTTTGGTTGAATTTTTCGCGTAAGGTAAAAAAGAGCGAATGTAGTTCTTTTGCATTGGCAGAATCTAGATTTCCGGAGGGTTCATCTGCAAAAACTACCGCAGGAGAATTTATTAAGGCTCGCGCTACAGCAACTCGCTGTTGCTCTCCCCCCGACAATTCGGATGGCTTGTGTTGAGCTCGGTCGGATAGTCCTAATAAATTAAGTAATTCCATTGCCTTTAGTTCCGCATCTTTTTTTGAGACACCGCCAATGTATGCCGGAATACAAATATTTTCAATTGCAGTAAATTCTGGTAATAATTGATGAAACTGAAAAATAAATCCAATGTTTTTGTTCCTAAAAGCTGCCAATTTCTTGTCGGAAAGTGTATTTACTTCTACATTATTTATGGTTATACGCCCTGCATCCGCTTTGTCAAGCGTTCCTAATATTTGTAAAAGAGTCGTTTTTCCTGCACCAGAAGCTCCAACAATAGATACAATTTCGCCCTTTTTGATGGTAACATCAACACCCTTCAAAATTTGTAACGAATTGTATCTTTTTTGTATGTTTTTGGCTTCAATCACATGGCAAAGAAAGCAGATTTTAGCGATTTTAAATAAATACTGACAATAAATTTTACTATTAGCCTAAAAAGTATATTTTTACTATCAAACATTTATACATCTATAATTTATGAACTTACACGAATATCAAGGTAAAGAAATATTAAAAAGCTATGGTGTAGCTATACAAGAAGGTATTGTTGCTGATACAGCCGAACAGGCTGTAAAAGCTGCTGCAGACTTACAGAAGCAGACTGGAACAGGTTGGTGGGTAATAAAAGCTCAAATACATGCAGGAGGCCGTGGTAAAGGAGGAGGAATTAAATTGGCTAAAACATTAGATGAAGTAAAAGAAAAATCAGCATCAATCATCGGAATGAATTTGGTTTCCCGCCAAACAGGTCCACAGGGTAAAAAAGTAAATAAAGTACTTATTGCGCAAGATGTATATTATCCCGGAGAAACTCCAACAAAGGAATTTTACATGAGTGTATTGATGGATAGAACAAAAGGTAGAAATATTATTATGTATTCTACCGAAGGTGGTATGGAGATTGAAGAAGTGGCGGCTAAAACTCCACATCTAATTCACAAAGAAGAAATTGATCCTAAAGTAGGATTAAGAGATTTTCAAGCTCGTAAAATAGCTTTTAACTTAGGATTGGATGGTCAAGCGTTGAAGGAGATGATAAAATTTGTTTCTTCACTATACAAAGCGTATGAAGGTATTGACGCTTCTTTATTTGAGATAAATCCTTTATTAAAAACTTCAGATAACAAAGTCATAGCCGTAGATGCTAAAGTAACGTTAGATGGTAATGGATTGTTCCGTCATCAGGATTTAGCTAAGCTTCGTGATGTTACCGAAGAAGATCCTACCGAAGTAGAAGCAAAAAGCTTTGATTTGAATTACGTGCAATTAGAAGGAAATGTTGGCTGTATGGTAAACGGAGCCGGTTTAGCAATGGCAACTATGGACATTATTAAATTATCTGGTGGAGAGCCTGCTAACTTTTTAGATGTAGGTGGAACTGCCAATGCAGCCCGTGTAGAGCAAGCATTTAGAATTATTACAAAAGACGAGAAGGTAAAAGCTATATTGGTAAATATATTTGGCGGTATTGTTCGCTGCGACCGCGTTGCACAG contains the following coding sequences:
- a CDS encoding cysteine desulfurase, with the translated sequence MKVYLDNAATTPLDPHVLDAMIPFMKDYFGNPSSIHSFGRQTRTAIENARKTVAKLLHVTPAEIFFTSGGTEANNTAIKCTIADLQIKHAITSKLEHHAVLHTLEALEHSGKIKLSLVNLTPAGHIDLTHLDELLGTNERSFVSLMHANNEIGNLLPIEQVGEICKKHNAIFHCDTVQTMGHYAMDLSKINVHFVTCAAHKFHGPKGVGFLYINHAIKINPYIHGGAQERNMRGGTENLYGIIGLAKALEICFSEMQEHQQHILGLKKYMIEELEKNIPGVEFNGDAKGECLYTVLNVLLPKSDVAEMMLFNLDIAGIAASGGSACSSGSNQGSHVLRGVKSDMERPSVRFSFSKYNTKQEIDYCMEKLKEMYLVKSKVEG
- a CDS encoding sugar transferase, coding for MNKTIQIIKYLVSDFIAAAFAWTLFHIYRKTYIEPEKFGLEIPLNFDKKFWISLFIISFSWILLYYLVGSYRTIYRKSRLKEMGQTIVTSLIGVVIIFFMLLLDDEVVSYKTYYRSFVTLLSLHLLFTILLRLILTTRTNHKLQNRVIGFNTLLIGSNENAWKLFNELESQPKSAGNKFIGFIHIDNKNGFSSHLKEKLPHLGELNDVHRIINEYAVEEVIIALESSEHDNIGKIINEVDDAGVIIKIIPDMYDILSGTVKMNSIFGAPLIEISREIMPVWQQSAKRLFDVTFSLLVLIIGFPFYLIIAILVKTSSKGPIFYSHERIGIHGKPFMILKFRSMYVDAEKMGPALSSKNDSRITPFGKFMRKSRIDELPQFLNVLKGDMSIVGPRPERQYYIDLITKKAPHYKHLHKVRPGITSWGQVKYGYAENVDEMVMRLKYDLIYIEDMSLYVDIKILIYTILIVLQGRGK
- a CDS encoding Gfo/Idh/MocA family oxidoreductase, giving the protein MSKLKIGVIGAGHLGKIHIKLIKEIANYELVGFYDVDENAVSKVVSEYGVTHFPIVDDLIDACDVLDIVTPTIFHHQYAVKALKKSKHLFIEKPLTHTLIEGKSLLKLAKEANVKVQIGHVERFNPAFVAAVPYVDNPLFIESHRLAQFNPRGTDVSVVLDLMIHDIDIILSLVKANIKRISASGVAVVSETPDIANVRLEFDNGCVANLTASRLSMKNMRKTRLFQKDAYLSIDFLEKTTDIIRLKKLEGEADPLAITIDLPNNRGVKQIYFEKPECKEINAIKEELTALAYAINNDTQTAVTIEDGYKALDIAFKIIEKLNLTSDFVTNDTISN
- a CDS encoding protein-L-isoaspartate(D-aspartate) O-methyltransferase, producing the protein MLNDTYKHKGLRKKLVEELRRKGIVDENVLKAVDTIPRHLFMDTIFLEYAAYEDKAFPIGAGQTISQPYTVAFQTELLQLKKGEKVLEIGTGSGYQTAVLCEMGVKVFTIERQKELYDKTKVFLPTLNYTPKFFYGDGYKGLPAFAPFDKIIVTAGAPFIPEDLIKQLKVGGRMVIPVGAGDVQTMTLLQKKSDTEITKQELGEFRFVPLLEQKQ
- the smpB gene encoding SsrA-binding protein, whose protein sequence is MAENLIDIRNRKASFEYTFLDKFIAGIKLQGTEIKSIRNSQAAINDAFCSFIKDELWVINMHIAEYDKGSYANHEPKRNRKLLLNKQELKKLTNKLKDQGLTIIPLKLFINDKGFAKLEIALCKGKKLFDKRDDIKKRDTERELQRKLK
- a CDS encoding ABC transporter ATP-binding protein is translated as MIEAKNIQKRYNSLQILKGVDVTIKKGEIVSIVGASGAGKTTLLQILGTLDKADAGRITINNVEVNTLSDKKLAAFRNKNIGFIFQFHQLLPEFTAIENICIPAYIGGVSKKDAELKAMELLNLLGLSDRAQHKPSELSGGEQQRVAVARALINSPAVVFADEPSGNLDSANAKELHSLFFTLREKFNQTFVIVTHNEELANMADRKLVMRDGIIM
- the sucC gene encoding ADP-forming succinate--CoA ligase subunit beta, whose translation is MNLHEYQGKEILKSYGVAIQEGIVADTAEQAVKAAADLQKQTGTGWWVIKAQIHAGGRGKGGGIKLAKTLDEVKEKSASIIGMNLVSRQTGPQGKKVNKVLIAQDVYYPGETPTKEFYMSVLMDRTKGRNIIMYSTEGGMEIEEVAAKTPHLIHKEEIDPKVGLRDFQARKIAFNLGLDGQALKEMIKFVSSLYKAYEGIDASLFEINPLLKTSDNKVIAVDAKVTLDGNGLFRHQDLAKLRDVTEEDPTEVEAKSFDLNYVQLEGNVGCMVNGAGLAMATMDIIKLSGGEPANFLDVGGTANAARVEQAFRIITKDEKVKAILVNIFGGIVRCDRVAQGIVDAYKNMGSIKVPIIVRLQGTNAVEAKKIIDESGLKVFSAIELQEAADLVKKVLA